One window of the Acaryochloris sp. CCMEE 5410 genome contains the following:
- a CDS encoding class I SAM-dependent methyltransferase, with protein MAKKQQQTNLYTSLPQLANPDDQWHEQIQSVTQRFNREYEQGAFELPPEVEAMPVFQDWNAGRLQARIASEFWQFQKPKKKQHWLDIGCGLSFLVYPWFEWEAYFYGQELSKVAQEAVNSRGPQLNSKLFKGVERGPAHHLKYEDNQFDGVIATGFSCYFPQDYWQTVLSEIKRVLKPGSVVVFDVIDPDSELADNWSILETYLGAEVFPEPLETWKSVIKTAGGKVLKAESQELFHLFKVKF; from the coding sequence ATGGCTAAAAAACAACAGCAAACGAATTTGTACACGAGTTTGCCTCAGTTAGCCAATCCTGATGATCAGTGGCATGAGCAGATCCAATCGGTGACCCAACGGTTTAACCGTGAATATGAGCAGGGAGCCTTTGAGCTACCGCCTGAAGTAGAAGCAATGCCTGTGTTTCAAGACTGGAATGCGGGGCGTCTGCAAGCCAGAATTGCTTCTGAATTTTGGCAGTTCCAAAAACCCAAGAAAAAACAGCATTGGCTGGATATTGGCTGTGGGCTGAGCTTTTTGGTCTATCCCTGGTTTGAGTGGGAAGCCTATTTCTACGGTCAAGAGCTGAGTAAAGTCGCTCAGGAAGCCGTCAATAGTCGGGGACCGCAGTTAAATTCCAAATTGTTCAAGGGAGTAGAGCGCGGCCCGGCGCATCATCTGAAGTATGAAGACAACCAGTTTGATGGCGTCATAGCCACCGGGTTTAGCTGCTATTTTCCCCAGGACTACTGGCAAACGGTGCTGTCTGAAATTAAGCGTGTGCTTAAACCTGGGAGTGTTGTCGTCTTTGATGTCATTGATCCTGATAGCGAATTAGCCGATAACTGGTCCATCCTGGAAACCTACTTAGGGGCAGAAGTGTTTCCTGAACCCCTAGAGACCTGGAAAAGTGTGATCAAAACGGCAGGGGGAAAGGTGCTTAAAGCTGAGAGCCAGGAGTTATTTCACCTGTTCAAAGTCAAGTTTTAA